CCGATGATGACCGCCGCGATGGCCTCCAGCTCCCACAGCACACCCGTCGAGCCCGAGGCCGAGCCGAGGCGCGGCACGTAAAGCACCGTCGCCACGCCGACCAGCAGGCCCAGAAGCATATAGGTCATCAGCCGTATCCGGTTGACATCTATGGCCGAATAGCGCGCCACCCGATCATTCGAGCCGATGGCCTCGACATGGCGTCCAAAACGGCTGTGACGCATGACCCATTCGCCCGCAAAGGCGACCAGGGCGAAGGTGATGATCGGCCATGTGATCCAGCCGATACCACCGTAATAGACGGGCCTATACAGCGTGCGCAGCCCGTAATCGAGGCTGAGCGTGCCGCCATCCGCCAGCCATGTCACCAGCGACCGGAAGATGCCCATGGTGCCAAGCGTGACGATGAACGGCTCGATCCTTGCCTTGGTGATCAGCGCACCGTTCAGGTAACCGGCCAGGATACCGCCAAGCATGGCCACCCCCATGCCAACCAGGATCGTGCCCCAGTTCTCGCCCATTCCAGGTAGCGCGGCATTCATGCCGATAATGGCGATTCCGGCAAGGAACGCGGCCATCGAACCCACCGACAGGTCCAGCCCACCCGCCGTGATCACGAAGGTCATGCCGACCGCGATCATGCCGATAAAGGCCGAACGCGCCAGCACATTGGTGATATTGCCCGGTGCCAGGAAGGCAGGGTTCAATAGCGCCCCAAGCACGATCAATGCGACTAGGGCGACCAGCGGGCCGAGTGTATGCAGGTCGGGTTTGCTCATGCGGCCTCTCCGGAAACGCCCATGGCGAGGCGTACGATATTGTCTTCGGTCATTGCGTCCTCTTCGACCTGTCCCACAAGCCGCCCCTCGCGCATCACCAGCACGCGGTCGGAAAGACCGATCACCTCGGTCATTTCGCTGCTGATGACGATCACGCTGCGACCCTCTGCCGACAGGTTGCGGATGAAAGCGTAGATCTGACTCTTGGTGCCGACATCGATGCCGCGCGTCGGCTCGTCGATGATGATGATCTGTGGATCGGGCAGCATGGTCTTTGCCAGAAGCAGCTTTTGCTGGTTCCCACCCGACAGCTTGCCCGCCACCATGTCGCGGCTTGGGGCGCGGATGTCGAAATCCCCGGTGGCCTTGTCCATCGCGGCATCCTCGGCGGCGACATCCAGCCGGAACTTGCCAAAGCGTTCTAGCGTGGCCAGCGTCAGGTTCTCGCGCAGCCCCTTGTCCAACAGCAGTCCGGCTTCCTTGCGATCCTCGGTCAGATAGGCAAGCCCGGCGTCAAAGGCATCGCGCAGACGATTGATCGCAACACTCTGGCCATTCACCCGAATTTCGCCACTGGCCGCGCGCAATCCGACCAATCCTTCAGCGAGCTCGGTTCGTCCTGATCCGACCAGTCCGGAAATCCCCAGAACCTCGCCCTTGCGCAGCGTGAAGCTGACATCATGCACCTTTCCGGGAACGTTCAGGCTGCTGACTTCCAGCGCGGGTTCGTCGGATGGCTGGCCCTTCGGCGGATAGAAATCCTGCAACTCGCGACCGACCATCGCGGCGGCCATGCTGTCCTCGTCCAACTCGCCGCGCATGGCACGACGCACGACGCTGCCATCACGCAAAACGGTGATGCGGTCGGCCAGATGCGCAACTTCGTCCAGTCGATGCGAGCAATACAGGATCGCCACACCCTCGGCCCGCAACCGGTCAATCTGTTCGTAAAGCGTGCCGACCTCGCGATGGGTCAGCACGGCGCTTGGCTCGTCCATGATCAGAACGCGGGCATTGCGCGACAGGGCCTTGGCGATCTCGACCATCTGGCGGTCGGGAACCGACAGGTCGCGGATCAGGGTTTCGGGCGAGATGGGACTGTGCAGGCGTTCAAGCAGCGCCGAGGTCTGCTTGCGCATGGCGGCGTGATCCAGCCGCCAGCCTCCGATCTCGCGCCCCAGGAACACATTCGCGGCGACCGAGAGATCGGAAGCGAGATTGAATTCCTGATGGATGACGAGGATTCCCGCCGCCTCGGCCTCGGGGCCGCTGCTGAAGGTCACGGGCTGGCCATCCAGCATGACCTGCCCTTCGGTCGGGTCAAGGAACCCGCCGAGGATCTTCATGATCGTGGATTTGCCTGCCCCGTTCTCACCTATCAGCGCGTGAACCTCGCCCGGCTCGAGCGCTAGATCGACATTATGCAGGACCTCGATGGGGCCAAAGCTTTTCGAAACGTCCTGAAGTGCAAGAACTGTCATTCGCCCACCTCGACCCAGGCACCGTCCTGTGCCGATGAAGCCTTCGCTGCCGCGATGAAGGCCATACCCGACAGCCCATCCATCAGTCCCGGCACACGCTCCAGATCGGTGGTGTCACCCAGGATGATTGCTGCGATATCGCTGTAAAGATTGGCGAACCCTTCCAGGTAACCTTCGGGATGGCCCGGCGGAGTCCGATAGGATTCCGAGCGATCCTGCGCCCGCGTCAAGATCTGCGCCGGGCCGTCCTTGGGTGTCACGATCAGCTTTTCGCTGTCCTGCAAGCACCATTCCAGCGCCGCCTCGGTGCCGAATAGCCGCAGCGACAGCCCGTTTTCCTGCCCCACGGCGACTTGGCTGGCCCAAAGTCCGCCTTTCGCGCCAGAGGCATAGCGCAAGGACAGGCGGGCATCGTCGTCGATGACACGGCTTGGCACAATGCTCGAGACCTCTGCCGACAGATGAGTTGGCGTGTGGCCGGTGACGAATTGCGCCAATTGCCAAGCATGGGTGCCGATATCACCAAGCGCGCCTGCCCCGGCACGCGCCGGATCGGTGCGCCACTCGGCCTGTTTGTTCTCCACCTCGTCGGCAAGCCAACCCTGCAGATACTCGGCCTGCACCAGACGAATCTGGCCCAAGGCTCCCTCTGCCACGAGAGCGCGGGCCTCACGCACCAGAGGCAGGGCAGAATAATTATGTGTCAGAAAAAACCGCGCACGCGAGGCTCGCGCTGCCTCGGCCATGGCCTGCGCCTGCTCGGACGTCGCGGCCAGGGGCTTGTCGCAGATCACGTGAATGCCCGCATTCAGGAACGCGATCGCCGGAGCGGCATGCAGATGGTTGGGCGTCACGATGCTAACGGCTTCGATTCCGTCTTCGCGTGCGGCCTCGGCCCGCGCCATCTCGTTGAAATCGGCATAGCTGCGGTCAAGGCCCAGCTCTTGCGCACTCTCTGCCGCACGTTCGGCATCAGAGGACAGCGCGCCCGCAACGATCTGGTAATGCCCGTCCATCCGGGCCGCAATGCGATGGATTGCGCCGATGAAGGCTCCACTGCCCCCGCCAACCATGCCTAGACGTATCGGTTTCATGTCAGCCCCAATGCCTTGTCGATTGCCGCGCGGTCGATACCGGCTGCCGCGAAATCGTCGAATGCGTGCGGCGTCACCCGGATGATGTGATCTCGCACGAATTGCGCCCCTTCACGCGCGCCGTCCTCGGGATGTTTCAGCGCGCATTCCCATTCTACCACGGCCCATCCATCGAAACCGTATTGCGTCAGCTTGGAAAACACCCCGCCGAAATCCACCTGTCCGTCGCCGGGACTACGGAAACGCCCTGCCCGATCCGTCCAGCCCTGATAGCCGCCATAGACACCCTGCCGCCCGGTTGGACGGAACTCGGCATCCTTGACGTGGAACATGCGGATCCGGTCGTGATAGATGTCGATATTCTGCAGGTAATCCAACTGCTGCAGGATGTAATGCGATGGGTCGTACAGCATGTTCGCGCGTTCATGCCCGCCAACGCGTTCGAGGAACATCTCGAATGTCACGCCATCATGCAGATCCTCGCCCGGATGGATCTCGAAGCAGACATCGACGCCCTGCTCATCCGCCAAGCTCAGCAATGGGCGCCAGCGATCTGCCAGCGCATCGAAGGCCGCCTCGACCAGGCCGGGCGCACGTTGCGGCCACGG
This region of Paracoccus saliphilus genomic DNA includes:
- a CDS encoding ABC transporter permease encodes the protein MSKPDLHTLGPLVALVALIVLGALLNPAFLAPGNITNVLARSAFIGMIAVGMTFVITAGGLDLSVGSMAAFLAGIAIIGMNAALPGMGENWGTILVGMGVAMLGGILAGYLNGALITKARIEPFIVTLGTMGIFRSLVTWLADGGTLSLDYGLRTLYRPVYYGGIGWITWPIITFALVAFAGEWVMRHSRFGRHVEAIGSNDRVARYSAIDVNRIRLMTYMLLGLLVGVATVLYVPRLGSASGSTGVLWELEAIAAVIIGGTALKGGTGRVWGTVVGVLILSLIDNILNLADLVSPYLNGAIQGVIIVLAVVLQREKRTAEER
- a CDS encoding Gfo/Idh/MocA family protein, with the protein product MKPIRLGMVGGGSGAFIGAIHRIAARMDGHYQIVAGALSSDAERAAESAQELGLDRSYADFNEMARAEAAREDGIEAVSIVTPNHLHAAPAIAFLNAGIHVICDKPLAATSEQAQAMAEAARASRARFFLTHNYSALPLVREARALVAEGALGQIRLVQAEYLQGWLADEVENKQAEWRTDPARAGAGALGDIGTHAWQLAQFVTGHTPTHLSAEVSSIVPSRVIDDDARLSLRYASGAKGGLWASQVAVGQENGLSLRLFGTEAALEWCLQDSEKLIVTPKDGPAQILTRAQDRSESYRTPPGHPEGYLEGFANLYSDIAAIILGDTTDLERVPGLMDGLSGMAFIAAAKASSAQDGAWVEVGE
- a CDS encoding sugar phosphate isomerase/epimerase family protein, translated to MRTIKGPALFLAQFIGDDAPFDSWDGITKWAAECGYVGVQVPTHDPRMLDLERAETSPDYRDEFLGTAQQNGVEVTELSAHLQGQLVAVHPAYDAGFDAFAPARLRGNPKARQEWATDQVARAIRVSRLLGLDAMATFSGALAWPYLYPWPQRAPGLVEAAFDALADRWRPLLSLADEQGVDVCFEIHPGEDLHDGVTFEMFLERVGGHERANMLYDPSHYILQQLDYLQNIDIYHDRIRMFHVKDAEFRPTGRQGVYGGYQGWTDRAGRFRSPGDGQVDFGGVFSKLTQYGFDGWAVVEWECALKHPEDGAREGAQFVRDHIIRVTPHAFDDFAAAGIDRAAIDKALGLT
- a CDS encoding sugar ABC transporter ATP-binding protein — protein: MTVLALQDVSKSFGPIEVLHNVDLALEPGEVHALIGENGAGKSTIMKILGGFLDPTEGQVMLDGQPVTFSSGPEAEAAGILVIHQEFNLASDLSVAANVFLGREIGGWRLDHAAMRKQTSALLERLHSPISPETLIRDLSVPDRQMVEIAKALSRNARVLIMDEPSAVLTHREVGTLYEQIDRLRAEGVAILYCSHRLDEVAHLADRITVLRDGSVVRRAMRGELDEDSMAAAMVGRELQDFYPPKGQPSDEPALEVSSLNVPGKVHDVSFTLRKGEVLGISGLVGSGRTELAEGLVGLRAASGEIRVNGQSVAINRLRDAFDAGLAYLTEDRKEAGLLLDKGLRENLTLATLERFGKFRLDVAAEDAAMDKATGDFDIRAPSRDMVAGKLSGGNQQKLLLAKTMLPDPQIIIIDEPTRGIDVGTKSQIYAFIRNLSAEGRSVIVISSEMTEVIGLSDRVLVMREGRLVGQVEEDAMTEDNIVRLAMGVSGEAA